The Acidobacteriota bacterium genome includes a region encoding these proteins:
- a CDS encoding endonuclease/exonuclease/phosphatase family protein, whose product MLRFRVVTYNIHKCQGLDRRVSPERIVNVLREIDADVIALQEVLAIRGRGSAHDQAHFIAESLGMQYQLGENRRLHGGAYGNLVLTRWPMNAAVNHDISIAGREQRGCLRVDIQLPNDQLLHVYNVHLGTSFTERRQQARRLLDTAILHSDDHNGPRIMLGDFNEWTRGMASRLLAEHFQSADMRLALGRQRTYPGVLPFLHLDHIYYDKALELEAAQLHRGRLALVASDHLPIVAEFHLRQ is encoded by the coding sequence ATGCTGCGGTTCCGCGTCGTCACTTACAACATACACAAATGCCAGGGCCTGGATCGCCGCGTCAGCCCGGAACGCATCGTCAATGTGCTGCGTGAAATTGACGCCGACGTGATCGCGCTGCAAGAAGTGCTGGCCATACGCGGGCGCGGCAGCGCACACGACCAGGCGCATTTCATTGCCGAGAGCCTGGGGATGCAATACCAACTGGGTGAAAACCGGCGCCTGCACGGCGGCGCGTATGGCAATCTGGTCTTGACGCGCTGGCCAATGAATGCAGCCGTCAACCACGACATCAGCATTGCGGGCCGCGAACAGCGCGGTTGTTTACGGGTTGATATTCAATTGCCCAACGACCAGTTGCTACATGTTTACAATGTTCACCTCGGCACCTCATTCACCGAACGCCGCCAACAGGCGCGCCGCCTGCTCGACACCGCCATTTTGCATAGCGACGATCACAACGGCCCGCGCATCATGCTCGGCGATTTCAACGAATGGACGCGCGGCATGGCTTCGCGCCTGCTGGCCGAGCATTTTCAGAGCGCCGACATGCGCCTGGCGCTGGGCCGCCAACGCACCTATCCCGGCGTGCTGCCGTTTTTGCATCTGGATCACATCTATTATGACAAAGCGCTGGAATTGGAAGCGGCGCAATTGCATCGCGGCCGCTTGGCGCTGGTGGCGTCGGATCATTTGCCGATTGTGGCCGAGTTTCATTTGCGTCAGTGA